GCAGCAGGGCCCACGGGGAAGCTGAGgggggacccaggtgtccaggcgCCCCGGGGTGCTGGGCGGGTGGGGGGAGTGTGGGTGCAGCTGGAGGGGCCCTGGGGACAGTCCGGGGCTGGGGCAGGCCCCATGGCATGTGGGGTGCCATGCAGTGGGGAGGCTGGAGATGTGGGGGGCTGTGAGGtggggggccgcggggcaggcATGGGGCTGCCTGTGAGGTTCCCACCAGGGACGTGGGGGCCCCATAAGGTGCCAGGTGCCATGGGGCTCCAGCAGGTGCTGTGGGGCTCCTGTGGGTGCTATGGGGCTCCGACAAGTGCTATGGGGGTCCCatgggtgctgtggggctccCGTGGGTGCTACAGAGCTCTCACAAGTGCTATGGGGGTTCCATAGGTGCTGCAGGGCTCCCATGTGGGCTATGGAGCTTCCACATGTGCTGTGGGGCTCCCATGGGTGCTATGGGACACTCGTGGGTGCCATGGGGCTCCCATGGGTACTGTGGGGCTCCAACGGATGCTGTGGGGCTCCAACGGATGCTGTGGGGCTCCCACAGGTGCCGTGGGGCTCCTTTGGGTGTTACAGGGCTCGCACGGGTGCTGTGGCGCTCCCGCGGGTGCCGTGGGACTCGCACGGGCGCTACGGGGCTCCCGTGGgtgccgcggcgcccccgcgggGTCCCCGtcggccggcgcggcggcgccgctgctgCGCGCTCCTCCCGCCGGCagggggcgggcgcggcgggcgccgagcaGACgaggcggcggggcagcggggccggaaGCGCCGCGCTCACGTGGGCGGCACCCGGAAGCGAGCGGCAGCCGGCAGCGGGCGGCCGGTGGCGAtgagcggcggggccggggccggggccgggcccgggcccgaggccgaggcggcggcggcggctgccgccgggCCCGAGCACCGGGTCCGCATCGTGGTAGAGTACTGGTGagggccgtgccgtgccgtgcgcCCTGTCGGGGCCCGCGGCCACCTTCCCCCGGGGctggcgccggcggcggggcaggcCGGGGCGGAGAGGGGCCTTTCGGGGCAGGAACCGGGGGAGCTGGGCGGGGACGGGGCCTGCAGGCGACCGCAGGGCTTTTCGGGGGGCTGGAGGGTGCAGGAgaggcggcggggagccggtAGCCGGGCTGGAGGAGGGCGGGTGAGGGAGCGCAGAGGGACTTGGGGGCTGAGAGGTGTTTTAGGAGTGGGGAGAGGCTGAGAAGGTGGAGGCATTTGGGGAGGGGAcacagggatgtggggggaACCGGCAGTGCTGGGGGGCCGCGTTGGTTGAGGGGGCTGGAAGGAGGGTGTTGGGTCTGGGGGTGTCAGGGTGAGGGGTGCTATCTCACCCCTTGGCCCCCCAGTGACCTGCCTGCCCCTATTCCTGACCTGCTTCTCCCCCTGCATCCAGCGAGCCCTGTGGGTTCGAGGCAACGTACCAGGAGCTGGCGAGCGCGGTGAAGGAGGAGTATCCCGACATTGAGATCGAGTCCAGGCTCGGGGGCACAGGTGAGGCCCGGGCCTGGCCCCGTTGCAGCATGGGGAAACTCAGCGCCGTTCCTCAGGAACGTGCAGGGAGGGTGGAGGGGCTGAGCGGGTTTAAAGCTCGCGGTCTGGATGAGTCTGTGATTTTGGGCTGTGCATCGAGGCTCCTGGGGCAGTTTGTGCGTTGCTTGTGTGACAGCTGCACGTCACAAGGGCTGTCCCAGCCCCTCACCGGCGTCTTTGCGGACACAGAGGCTTTTAGAGTCTGCCAAGAGCAGGGCAGAAGCCTCCAGAAGCCTCCGCATCTCTTCTGGCCGTGCTCCGAGTGCCTGCTGGCCCAGTCGTGCCACACAGGCTACGTTCGGGCAGCTCTGGAGATAACCCGGACCCAGCCGCCGTGTTTCCGCCTCTCCGGCGCTCGTTGCCATGACAGGAATGATTGCGTGGCTGGTTTGGGATTTAACAGCATGGCACGGGCAGCAGCAGGGTTTACAGCTTggctttgcatatttttaaggTGCCTTCGAGATTGAAATTAATGGGCAGCTGGTCTTCTCCAAGCTGGAGAATGGAGGCTTTCCCTACGAGAAAGACGTAAGTACCGGGGCCCAGCCAGGTCCTTGTGTCAGCCGGGTTCGACAGGCCCTAGAGGGAGGCTTGTTTTGGCAGCCAGGTCTCCTGTggccgtttttttttttttccccgttgAGGCTTCTCAGTGTCTCTGTTTCATCGCCCACGAGTTCTGCAGAGCTCGGGGGGTGGGGAAGCGTCGTGCTCCTGCCACGCTTCGGTCCCACCTGCCTTCCCCGGGCAGCAGCCGCCCTCAGCGCGAGCCTGGCCTGCCGCTCGCGCGGGGGAAGCGGGGCAGGTTCTGGGGGCTCCGCTCCTCTCCTTAAAGCCTGGCTGTCAGTGCCGTGGCTGATGGGGCGTCGCTGTGCTTCGGGCCCGTGGCGCTGTCTCGCCTTCACCCTTGTTACGTGTGAGCGCTGcagagcggcgcggcgccccgcacGGCGCCGGACCGCGACGCGGCCCGCGCTGGTGGGCGCGACCCCTTCGCCTCTGTCTCCTCAGCTGATCGAAGCGATTCGCAGAGCGAGGAATGGGGAACCGCTCGAGAAAATCACCAACAGCCGCCCGCCGTGCGTCATCCTGTAGCCCTGGCCACGTCCCTGTGCTAAGCTGGGACCTCCCAGTGCCTGCCGGCCCCCCCGGACCCTCCCACGTTTCGCTCCTCTCCGCCTCCCTTAGCTCCCTGCGCGGCTGGGGACGTCGTCGGGGAACGCGGGCACGTGGGGAGCCCCCCGGGAAGGCCGCTGCCTGGGGGGGCCGGGCCAGCCCTGCCGTGGCAGCCGTCGCCTCAGGCGGCAGCTCTTGCTGACCGCGGTGGTTACAGCCGCGTGGCTGTAGCCAGGCGCAGCACCGGGGTGGCGCGTCCCCATCAGTCCTGGCCCGCTGAAGGGTGTAACCGTGGTACCGCTTAGCTTCCCCCGAGGCGGGGAGAGCGCTTCCCTGCCTGCCTTTGCcattccctttcctctctccgGGCTCGGGCTCCTTAGAGGGCCCAgcggggcagggcgggcgcACGGAAGGGTTTTCCTCCCATAACTGCTGGAGTCTTGAGGGAGTTCAACAAACCCTCGCGTGCCCCCTGTGCCGTGGGGCCCGTGAACGCTCTGCACAGCCCTCAGGGGAGCCAAGTGTGGTGTACGCAGGGGGTTTTGCAGATTCAGACCTTCCAGGAGATTAATGCAGAGGAAAACCACTTACTTTCTGTAAACTTTGGCATGATTTGTTAATGATTAAAGTCCCTCCTGTCACTGTTTAAACTGGTGCAAAGGCAGTGGGGACTGGCTGCCCCGTCTGGGCCTGGGAACCCCTGCTTGGCTCTGTCCCCAGAGCCGAGAGGTTTATTTACCAGCCGTAcacttccccctcctcccctttctcaGGCGCTCGCACTCAGCTCTTGCTCTCCGCCTGTTGTGACCCTGCCCTTTGCCACGGGGCAGCCAAGCCTGGGGGGAGTGTGGCTGTGCCAGGGGAGTGCCAGCGTGGGGGGGCTGGCGGTGCCGCTCCCCTGGCGCGGAGCCTGCGTGCCAAGCTGAGGGTGGGGCACCCTATTTATTCTATACTGTGTATAAACCCAGTGACCTGGTGCTGAATAAAGGACAGAGGAGAACATGGCCCTCCTTCGGCTGTGTcccccgggcgggggggggaggggaggcgggTACAAGCAGGGTTACATCAGGCCCTGTCTCCCAGCTGCCCTGCACTGGGCCAGCAGCTGGGCGGGTTTAAGACTCTTACTTTACCACCAGGTAAGTGGGTCCTGCCCTCTCTTACCTCCCTGGGTGGGAGCTGAGCCCAGTGGGGCCAGGGCGAAGGGAAGCTCTGGTCCCTGGGAAACGGGAACGGCTCCCCAGTCCCATGTCAGCTGCCGATGGGAAAGGGCAGACGCCGGAGAATGGGGGGAACCAGGCAGACAagcaaagtagaaaaacaaTGTACAATTATCAAATATACACCTAGGTGTGATACAGTCGGCTTCAAAATAATCCAGCAGGTGTCTGGGCCAACGCAGAGGCCTGGCGGCTGTGTCACCCTGGTCTCAGTGCAAGTCTGTGTGTCCCGGCCTGGCCCGGGCTCCGGGGTGGGGAGGGTGATGTGAGCAAGGTTCCCGGCACGGATCCAACTGGGACAGGTCTGGAGATGTGAGCAGTAATGAAGTCTTTggggtgctgctggggcagggggatgtGTGCTGTTAGCTAGATAGGGAGCCCaaaggggctggggagggaagcagcaggtgtagaaaacagcaataaatagCACAGCGGCGAGGAGGTGTGTGTGTACccagccagctcctgctgggtCGCTGCTCCCCggctgctggtgctgtgagCACTGGCTCCCGTCGGCAGAGGCAGCTCCGGAGCCCCGGCGGAGGGCTGCTCAGCTGTGTCCTGGGACGTTGCTGCCTCTGGCTTCCCTTGTCCTTCTCCGGGACACGCGCGCTGCACAGGTGTGAAGGGTCCTGGGCCCTGTGGGCTTGAAGCTTTTCAGCGCTTGCAGGCGGCAAGGGAAGGCTGTGCTGGAGCGGGGCTGGCCCTGgtcctggctgcagggcagagcgCCCTGTGCTGCTCCCCCTCACAGCCTGAGCTCCATCCCCCGGCTCACGGGGGGCATTCGGCCCCGCAGGCACTGCCGCGCTCCGTCCCGCAGGTCCTGGGCTCTGCCAGCCCCGCCGCGCTGGCGCGGGCGccgcccagcccagcccagccctgtgTTCGTGGGCCGCTGCACACCATCCCTCCCCGAGCTGCCTCAGTGAAGGGGGGTCGCCGTGGCCCGGCCCTACACGGCCGCGTCCGTGGGCCGTGTGACGGCGTCGGCGAGGCCGAGGTACTCGGGGTTCTCGGCTGTGGGCGTCACGTCGGTGCTGGCCTCGGCACCGCCGGCCTTGGAGGGGTCCTGGTTCCAGTAGTAGGGGTTGTCGAAGGCCTGGCtgaaggggccggggccgggcaggcagGGGGGCGCCAGGTACTCGGGGTTCTCCACGGCGTGGCCAAAGGGCCCCCCGAAGGGGTGCTTTGGTTCCTTGATGAGCCCGTTCTTGCCTTGGTGGCCCTTGGGCTTATCTGGCGGGGACGGTGGTGCACAGGGGTGCCGGGGAGGAGACCGGGGCTCCCCAGCCTGGTTCACGTACTCTGTGGGCACGAGGGGAGCGTCAGGGGCTGGTCCAACATGCGCAGCCCCCGGAGGAGCCCTCAGccgccccctcccacccctTCCTACCTGGCATGGCAGCGCAGGGGGACAGGGGGGCAAAGCCATCGTTTTCCAGGCCCTCGTTCTCGTCGCTCGGCAGCCCCGTGGGATCCTCGCTGTATCGCTGCGGCGTGCTGGGCTCCCGCGCTGGCGGGCTCTGCAAGGCTGCCTTGGCTGCGGCTTCCCCCTCCAGCGCCTCCGGAGCGGGGCTCTCCGGCCCCTCCGCCGCGCTCtggggtgggaaggggaaggCGGCCAAGTCCTCGCTCTCTCCGTCTGCCGGGCTCTCTGCGGTGCTCTGGGTGCGGGACAGGGTACAGGAGTCAGGCACGGCGCCAGGGCCAGGGCCGTTTCCACCCAGGCCACGGTGCTGACGCTGGAGGTCTGCGGTCTGCAGGCGGGCTGGGCCCTCGGGGCAGCGTGAGAGACTTTGCGCCCAGTGTTCCCCAAGCACGCACATGGCTGCAGCCTTGCCTGGCCCTGGCTCGTGCCCTTGTGCACCAGAGGTGCCCTGGCACCGTTGGCAGCAGGTTACCCAAACCCTCTGCCAGGAACAAGGGCTCGGGACAGCCCGTCCCCGTGCCAGCACCCGGCCCCTGCCCAGCAAGGGAGCACGTACGCGGGTAGAGGAGATGCGGCTGCGGTAGGTGGTGGAGGTCTCGGCGCTGAAGAAGCCTTGGTGAGGGACCAGGTACTCCTCAGCATCCACCAAGTCGTCCATGTCCTCCTCCTCGAGCAGGGCTCGGTAGAAGGTGCTATCAATGGAGCTGGGCAGCCCGATCATGTCGTTCTGGGGGCGAGGGGAGCAGTCAGTGCCCGTGTCCTGCCCCGAGGAGCCGGTGAGGGGCAGGCCCCCCACCCTGAGGACCCGCGTACCTGGATGACCACGAAGCGCTGGGGGTCCCGGGCCATGCGGGAGAACTCGGTGACCAGCTCGCGAAACTTGGGCCGGCACTCGGAGTCGATCATCCAGCCTAGGGCAGAAGCGGGTGCTGTGAGGGCTGGTGCCCCCAGGCACCGGCCCCTCCCTGCTGGGATGAATGTCCCTGTGGTGCCCCGTCCCGGGGCCCCGGGCCGcgtccccccccgccccgtaCATTTCACCATGATCATGTAGACGTCGATGGTGCAGATGGGCGGCTGCGGCAGCCTCTCGCCCTTCTCCAGCAGGTCGGGGATCTCCCGGGCAGGGATCCCATCGTACGGCTTCGCCCCAAACGTCATCAGCTCCCACACGGTGACGCCTGCCGGGGGGGAAGCTGGGGGTGAGCGATGCCTTTGGCCCCGCAGCGTGCTGCCCTCGGCACCATGCCCAGGGCTGGGGCCAGCTCGACGTACCGTAGCTCCAGACGTCGCTCTGGTGCGTGAACCGCCGGCGGAGGATGGACTCCAGCGCCATCCACTTGATGGGGACCTGGGTGGACAGAGACAGGTGAGCAGGCGTGCGGGGTCTGGCCATCCCCAGGGGACGCAGCTCCAGGGGAGACGCGGTCCCTGGTCCCCACCACTTTGCCCCCCAGGGCATGGTCCCCGCATCCCCCGGCCCCCCACCTTGCCGCCGTCGGCGTGGTACTCGGTCTCGTCGATGTCGAGCAGCCGGGCCAGCCCAAAGTCGGTGATTTTGACGTGGTTGGGGCTCTTGACAAGGACGTTGCGAGCAGCCAGGTCCCGGTGCACCAGCCGCACCTCCTCCAGGTAGCTCATCCCCTGGGGGCAACAGGCATCAGGCTGGCCCAGGCCCCTGGTGCCCAGGCCGTATCCCCCCCACCAGGTCCCTCTGGATCCCCCATCCTACCTTGGCGATCTGCACACACCAGTTGAGCAGGTCCTGGGAGCCGATGCGGTCCTTGTTCTCCCGCACGTAGTCCAGGAGGCAGCCGTAGGGCATCAGCTGCGTCACCAGCTGCACCGTGGAGGTGAGGCAGATGCCCAGCAGCCGGGACACGTAGGGGCTGCCCACCCCCGCCATCACATAGGCCTCCTGCAAGCGGCAAGGGAGACTGGGCTGGGTGGGGAGCTGCGAGGACAGCGCTGGCTGCCGCTGCCCACCCGCCTGCACCACTCACGTCCAGGATCTCTTTGTTGGCTTTGGGTGACGTGTTCTCCCGCAACACCTTGATGGCCACGGGGATCTTCACGCTCTCCCC
This genomic interval from Rhea pennata isolate bPtePen1 chromosome 26, bPtePen1.pri, whole genome shotgun sequence contains the following:
- the MIEN1 gene encoding migration and invasion enhancer 1 gives rise to the protein MSGGAGAGAGPGPEAEAAAAAAAGPEHRVRIVVEYCEPCGFEATYQELASAVKEEYPDIEIESRLGGTGAFEIEINGQLVFSKLENGGFPYEKDLIEAIRRARNGEPLEKITNSRPPCVIL